The following are from one region of the Paenibacillus sabinae T27 genome:
- the qoxD gene encoding cytochrome aa3 quinol oxidase subunit IV: MMKKLFPIRHVIGYIASLVLSAAALAVIYGDFSHTANIIILSITAVIQASLQLFLFMHIGESADTKKELYINIAYALFVGLVTIFGTLYIFVWGWYS, from the coding sequence ATGATGAAGAAGCTGTTTCCCATTCGCCATGTAATCGGCTATATTGCCTCTCTGGTCCTTTCCGCGGCGGCGCTGGCGGTCATTTACGGAGATTTCTCCCATACCGCGAATATCATTATTTTGAGCATCACCGCTGTGATTCAGGCTTCCCTGCAGCTGTTCCTGTTCATGCACATCGGGGAATCGGCCGATACGAAAAAAGAGCTGTACATCAACATCGCCTACGCGCTGTTCGTCGGTCTGGTCACCATCTTCGGCACACTTTACATCTTCGTTTGGGGCTGGTACAGCTAA